In one Limosilactobacillus oris genomic region, the following are encoded:
- a CDS encoding peptide chain release factor 3, whose product MSPKQLAEAVNKRRTFAIISHPDAGKTTITEQLLLFGGVVREAGTVKARKTGNFAKSDWMEIEKKRGISVTSSVMQFDFQGKRINILDTPGHEDFSEDTYRTLMAVDSAVMVIDSAKGIEPQTKKLFQICKMRGIPIFTFMNKFDRDAREPLDLLNEVEDVLGIETYPMNWPIGSGHQFKGIYDRFNHRVALTHPADPENPYLPLDEDGNVQGDNPLAGDGEWQDALDGMELLEVAGNELDRDKIAKGDQTPVFFGSALTNFGVRTFLENYLQFAPAPGEHKTEDGEVIKPLAPDFSGFVFKIQANMNPRHRDRIAFVRICSGEFDRGMDVILERTKKPLRLSNVTEFMADTRENVENAVAGDIIGLYDTGNFQIGDSIYTGKQDIKFEKLPQFTPELFMRVSSKNVMKQKSFHKGINQLVQEGAVQLYRSYSTNDYILGAVGQLQFEVFKFRMKNEYNSDVVMEQMGSKTARWIDPEQLDEKMSSSRNILVKDIHDQPLFLFENQFAENWFKQKYPDVKLTAKL is encoded by the coding sequence ATGTCACCAAAACAGCTTGCTGAAGCAGTGAATAAGCGGCGGACGTTCGCTATCATTTCGCACCCGGACGCGGGGAAGACGACGATTACCGAACAGCTCCTTCTTTTCGGGGGTGTAGTCCGGGAAGCTGGGACCGTTAAAGCCCGGAAGACCGGTAACTTTGCCAAGTCTGACTGGATGGAAATCGAAAAGAAGCGGGGAATCTCCGTCACTTCTTCCGTCATGCAGTTCGATTTTCAGGGTAAGCGGATCAATATTCTGGATACTCCAGGGCACGAAGACTTTTCCGAAGATACCTACCGGACACTGATGGCCGTGGACTCCGCGGTCATGGTGATTGACTCCGCCAAGGGAATCGAGCCGCAGACCAAGAAGCTCTTCCAAATCTGTAAGATGCGGGGAATTCCGATCTTTACCTTCATGAATAAGTTCGACCGGGATGCCCGGGAACCACTTGACCTCCTAAACGAAGTCGAGGACGTTTTGGGAATCGAAACCTACCCGATGAACTGGCCAATCGGATCTGGTCACCAGTTTAAGGGAATCTACGACCGCTTTAACCACCGGGTGGCTCTGACCCACCCAGCAGACCCTGAAAACCCCTACCTGCCGCTGGATGAAGATGGCAACGTTCAGGGTGATAACCCGCTGGCTGGCGATGGTGAATGGCAGGATGCCCTGGACGGGATGGAACTCCTGGAAGTTGCCGGCAACGAATTGGACCGGGATAAGATTGCCAAGGGTGACCAGACACCAGTCTTCTTTGGCTCGGCATTGACGAACTTCGGGGTGCGGACCTTCTTGGAGAACTACCTCCAGTTTGCCCCTGCGCCGGGTGAACACAAGACAGAAGACGGGGAGGTCATCAAGCCGTTGGCACCAGATTTCTCTGGCTTTGTCTTTAAGATTCAGGCCAACATGAACCCGCGGCACCGGGACCGGATTGCCTTTGTGCGGATCTGTTCGGGTGAGTTCGACCGGGGGATGGACGTTATCCTGGAGCGGACCAAGAAGCCGCTCCGCCTGTCAAACGTGACGGAGTTTATGGCGGATACCCGGGAAAACGTCGAAAACGCGGTTGCCGGGGACATTATTGGCCTGTACGATACCGGGAATTTCCAGATCGGGGACTCGATTTACACCGGCAAACAGGACATTAAGTTTGAGAAGCTGCCGCAGTTTACACCGGAACTATTCATGCGGGTTTCGTCCAAGAACGTGATGAAGCAGAAGTCCTTCCACAAGGGGATCAACCAGTTGGTTCAGGAAGGGGCTGTCCAACTGTACCGGTCATACAGCACCAACGATTACATTCTGGGTGCCGTGGGGCAGCTGCAGTTTGAAGTCTTTAAGTTCCGGATGAAGAACGAGTACAACTCGGACGTTGTCATGGAACAAATGGGGAGCAAGACGGCCCGCTGGATCGACCCAGAACAGCTGGACGAGAAGATGTCGTCTTCACGGAACATCCTGGTCAAGGACATCCACGACCAGCCACTCTTCCTGTTTGAAAACCAGTTTGCCGAAAACTGGTTCAAGCAGAAGTACCCGGACGTAAAGCTGACGGCGAAGTTGTAG
- a CDS encoding polymerase gives MEKSNSLVKIWDYPINGRQVYFIAFMFYFLPTFLSETTFLTENHWLRILSYVSVPLLLLKIFVLDRWKKKELFLISLLLILGVIVWRTAHYPDLLVIAPFIIGAKGVNFRDIIWWYFYLTLFLVMMVMVFSLVKIIPNLIYYSKLRPTRYSLGMLYPSVIAAHYFYLALAYCYLRFGKLNVIDYLLIVSGDVVCMLLTNTKLDFLATLIIIPVMIIAQRAFLGGRWASIIAAFWWMATPVSAAIMIFLSYFYNPSNHLLNRIDSLLSGRLALGHLAFEKYNVNLLGRTIVEHSFAGIKGLKFANGSIGSPSNYFYIDSSYIRMILLWGFLAFIIVIACLTFIAIRSTVRKTFVLSAVIMVSSLSFMFEPHIIQIIYNPFLLALLSNSYFSNLYKGNKNEKY, from the coding sequence TTGGAAAAAAGCAATTCTTTGGTGAAAATTTGGGATTATCCTATTAATGGTCGCCAAGTATATTTTATTGCCTTTATGTTTTACTTTTTACCAACGTTCTTAAGTGAAACAACCTTCTTAACAGAAAATCACTGGTTAAGGATATTGTCTTATGTGTCAGTACCTTTACTTCTTCTTAAAATTTTTGTTTTAGATCGGTGGAAGAAAAAAGAGCTTTTTCTAATATCACTTTTGTTAATCCTTGGGGTGATAGTTTGGCGTACAGCTCACTACCCTGATTTATTAGTAATTGCTCCATTTATTATTGGTGCAAAAGGTGTTAACTTTCGAGACATCATCTGGTGGTACTTTTATTTAACGCTCTTTCTTGTGATGATGGTGATGGTTTTCTCTTTAGTTAAAATAATTCCTAACCTTATATACTATTCTAAGTTAAGACCGACAAGGTATTCACTGGGGATGCTCTACCCGTCGGTTATTGCAGCTCATTATTTTTACTTGGCCTTGGCTTATTGCTACTTAAGGTTTGGCAAGCTAAATGTGATAGACTATTTGTTAATCGTTTCAGGTGACGTTGTTTGCATGCTGCTTACAAATACTAAGTTAGATTTCTTAGCAACGCTTATTATCATACCGGTAATGATCATTGCTCAACGAGCTTTTTTAGGAGGACGATGGGCTAGCATAATAGCTGCCTTTTGGTGGATGGCCACTCCAGTTTCGGCAGCCATTATGATTTTTCTTTCTTATTTCTATAATCCTTCTAATCATCTTCTTAATAGAATCGATTCTTTACTTTCAGGTCGACTTGCGTTAGGTCATCTTGCTTTTGAAAAGTATAATGTGAATCTGTTAGGAAGAACGATCGTTGAACACTCATTTGCAGGGATAAAAGGACTAAAATTTGCCAATGGTAGTATTGGCTCTCCCAGTAACTATTTTTATATCGATTCTTCATACATCCGGATGATTCTATTGTGGGGATTTTTGGCTTTTATTATTGTAATTGCCTGTCTAACATTTATTGCGATTAGGTCAACAGTTCGGAAGACTTTTGTCCTTTCGGCAGTGATTATGGTTTCTTCATTGAGCTTTATGTTTGAACCGCATATCATTCAGATTATTTATAATCCGTTTCTACTAGCCTTGTTATCCAATAGTTATTTCAGTAATCTTTATAAGGGGAATAAGAATGAAAAATACTAA
- a CDS encoding YveK family protein gives MKNTKISLKNISKIVWHNIILIVIATLLFGLAGGLYAKHKKHTDYVSTRNLMTSSSYRGAAANEEVQANINLGDTYAKIAESKDVAQAARKNLPKSIRKEYNAEQISSMVKAHPIPQTTIVKVSVKADTAKASSKIVNEVTAAAAKEIPKKVPSAGKISLFAKETVADAQSNTTPSTKKFVLLGAAVGFLLGMVVAFSVTTWTKLV, from the coding sequence ATGAAAAATACTAAAATTAGTCTAAAAAACATTTCAAAGATTGTTTGGCATAATATTATTTTGATTGTTATTGCAACACTCCTTTTTGGGCTTGCTGGCGGCCTATATGCAAAGCACAAAAAGCATACTGATTATGTGTCGACCCGGAATTTAATGACTAGTAGTTCTTATCGGGGGGCTGCTGCCAATGAGGAGGTTCAAGCTAATATTAATTTAGGAGACACCTATGCCAAAATTGCTGAAAGTAAAGATGTCGCACAGGCTGCCCGTAAGAATTTACCAAAAAGTATTAGAAAAGAATATAATGCAGAGCAGATTAGTTCAATGGTCAAGGCACATCCAATTCCGCAAACTACAATAGTAAAGGTTAGCGTTAAGGCAGATACCGCGAAAGCATCGTCTAAGATTGTCAATGAGGTAACCGCTGCTGCAGCTAAAGAAATTCCAAAGAAGGTTCCTTCAGCTGGGAAGATTTCCCTTTTTGCTAAGGAAACTGTTGCTGATGCACAAAGTAATACTACTCCTTCAACTAAAAAATTCGTGTTGCTTGGTGCAGCAGTAGGTTTCCTGTTAGGAATGGTAGTAGCATTTTCAGTTACTACATGGACTAAGTTAGTTTAA
- a CDS encoding transposase: MFHSFKYETYTNGPVEGTNNKIKVIKRIAYGFRNFADFRISFLLSLPLTGRISKQPAPKFRHELLNKTILFF; encoded by the coding sequence ATTTTCCATAGCTTTAAGTACGAGACTTATACTAACGGTCCCGTCGAGGGCACCAACAATAAAATCAAAGTCATTAAGCGGATTGCTTATGGATTTCGGAACTTCGCCGATTTCAGGATTAGTTTTCTCCTCTCACTGCCATTAACTGGAAGAATAAGCAAACAGCCCGCACCAAAATTCAGGCACGAGCTGCTTAACAAAACTATTCTATTTTTCTAA
- a CDS encoding D52 family tumor protein, translated as MKIDAELEFILRHMSLKNFISIMRKSGGYFGDAKKINNKYRKYLIDSRIIKQTVPRKVYNCILSEVRAISNETLETKYDNTKENLFQLICKKYLSKENLTEIIFEYSKLNNETHTRNIVNHEGKENYQKKLKKLKEKVGIANEAKQTKEKLLRIAEKERKRLVIENTQIRSELSKNKEEIDSLKKLLAAHKEKEQIESGNEVISDLKSENGILKRKLSWTKEALINKTGECKRNLKEMQKLQDKITMLETKRYLIVGVPVDFNFIALKIPKNIKLDIFSKQSSNENIKSYGTFTELKSNLSYQISEYVKVIAFNCEIPRGDLMRLEKLFGTSRMLLIDNVDNLENILN; from the coding sequence TTGAAAATAGATGCGGAATTGGAATTTATTTTACGTCATATGTCTCTAAAAAATTTTATAAGTATAATGCGAAAATCAGGGGGATACTTTGGTGACGCAAAAAAAATAAACAATAAGTATAGAAAATATTTGATAGATAGTCGAATAATAAAACAAACCGTACCAAGAAAAGTATATAATTGCATACTTAGTGAAGTTAGAGCAATAAGTAATGAAACGCTAGAAACAAAATACGATAATACAAAGGAAAATTTATTTCAATTAATCTGTAAAAAATATCTTAGTAAAGAAAATTTAACTGAAATTATATTCGAATATTCTAAACTTAATAATGAAACGCATACACGTAATATAGTAAATCATGAGGGGAAAGAAAATTATCAAAAAAAGTTAAAAAAACTAAAAGAGAAAGTTGGCATAGCTAATGAAGCGAAACAAACTAAAGAGAAATTATTGAGAATAGCGGAAAAAGAAAGGAAGAGGCTAGTAATAGAGAATACTCAAATTCGGTCTGAGCTAAGCAAAAATAAAGAAGAAATTGATTCTCTAAAGAAGTTATTAGCAGCGCATAAAGAAAAAGAGCAGATTGAAAGCGGCAACGAGGTTATAAGCGACTTAAAAAGTGAAAACGGGATTTTAAAACGTAAGTTAAGTTGGACTAAAGAGGCCCTTATAAATAAGACCGGTGAGTGTAAACGAAATCTTAAAGAAATGCAAAAACTTCAAGACAAAATAACAATGCTTGAAACTAAACGTTACTTAATAGTAGGTGTACCCGTGGATTTTAATTTTATAGCATTGAAAATACCTAAAAATATCAAATTAGATATATTTTCAAAACAGAGTAGTAATGAAAATATAAAATCATATGGTACATTTACTGAACTAAAATCAAACTTATCATATCAAATAAGTGAATATGTAAAAGTAATTGCTTTTAATTGTGAAATCCCTAGAGGAGATTTAATGCGATTAGAAAAGCTCTTTGGTACGAGTAGAATGTTATTAATAGATAATGTTGATAATTTAGAAAATATATTAAATTAA
- a CDS encoding McrB family protein: MSQLYIGVWNHKDQFGNFSENGGIFFDRNSKIMFNLQILNASRSELSDKQVHVFPRELEKISFQDNFYDDNETRRETLKNFIEGKIFIFKVSEEQQDNPYAYDIKMHIKNNDFHNDDKFEEIPILMDSENNYETIKNKLIKGETIRSRAVSMISDKLDSISSFMITKSSHDENWILFENVTALSTDGMESIQYQKPSENFPITVRRIVDDTAMDGYYYDNGDDRNINHNIMFVPTRYLRENDSQLEKFTKIVTRRLGLTENDNEGIDESSQDVDLLFLKQFHEVIKSSEYQLLLNEDDIIKLHTSIKSSLLTILAGLSGTGKSKIIKAYAEALGILNGDLGKGQPNDIPEERFKFISVKPSWQDDSDLLGFADTISNNFRPGDSGIVDTLIDAKNNPRFIYIIVLDEMNLSRVEYYFSQFLSVLERSSSERYLTLYSKYLETRLYNSDKYSSKILIPENVRFIGTMNIDESTFELSDKLLDRTNIIELHTVPFYNKKDISHKSMKDVKSTNTWHNFEVGLLNYSSNGGSLTEEQLQFLWELHSEINDELPNVGISWRTIRSIDAYINKVPSTYANDIGKILDWQLSTRILTKLRGTESMLNSLISYDEKEKKPKGKIINILDKYSTLSDFQESRKKLLIKSKELKVNGFAR, from the coding sequence ATGAGTCAGTTATATATCGGTGTTTGGAACCATAAAGATCAGTTTGGAAATTTCTCTGAAAATGGCGGGATCTTTTTTGATCGAAATAGTAAGATTATGTTTAATCTTCAAATCTTAAATGCGTCTAGGAGTGAGCTTAGTGATAAGCAAGTTCATGTTTTTCCACGCGAATTAGAAAAGATTTCCTTTCAAGATAACTTTTATGATGACAACGAAACTAGAAGAGAAACGTTAAAAAATTTCATAGAAGGAAAAATATTTATTTTCAAAGTATCAGAAGAGCAACAGGATAATCCTTATGCATACGATATAAAAATGCATATAAAGAATAACGACTTTCATAATGATGATAAGTTCGAAGAAATACCTATTTTAATGGATAGTGAAAATAATTATGAAACTATAAAGAATAAATTAATCAAGGGAGAAACTATTAGGTCACGTGCTGTCAGTATGATAAGCGATAAACTAGATAGTATTAGTTCATTTATGATTACCAAGTCTAGTCATGATGAAAATTGGATACTATTTGAAAATGTTACTGCGTTATCCACAGATGGTATGGAAAGTATCCAGTATCAAAAGCCAAGCGAAAACTTTCCAATTACCGTACGAAGAATTGTTGATGATACTGCTATGGATGGTTACTACTATGATAATGGTGATGATCGTAATATAAATCATAATATTATGTTTGTCCCAACACGTTATTTAAGAGAAAATGACAGTCAACTTGAAAAATTTACAAAAATTGTGACAAGGCGACTAGGATTAACTGAAAATGACAATGAAGGTATTGACGAAAGTAGCCAAGATGTGGATTTGCTATTTTTAAAACAATTTCATGAAGTTATTAAGTCATCTGAGTATCAACTATTGTTAAATGAAGACGACATCATTAAGTTGCATACATCTATTAAATCGAGTTTGTTAACAATATTAGCAGGACTTAGTGGAACCGGTAAATCTAAGATTATTAAGGCTTATGCGGAAGCTCTGGGTATACTCAATGGTGACTTAGGAAAAGGGCAACCTAATGATATTCCAGAAGAAAGGTTTAAATTTATTTCTGTAAAACCGTCATGGCAGGATGACAGTGATTTACTGGGATTTGCTGATACTATAAGTAATAACTTTCGACCAGGCGATTCAGGTATTGTAGATACATTAATTGATGCGAAAAATAACCCTCGTTTTATTTACATTATTGTTTTAGATGAAATGAATTTATCAAGAGTAGAGTACTATTTCTCACAGTTTCTATCTGTTCTAGAGAGAAGTAGTTCTGAGCGCTACCTAACTTTATATAGCAAATATTTAGAAACGAGGCTTTATAATAGTGATAAATACAGTAGTAAAATTTTGATTCCAGAGAATGTTAGGTTTATAGGTACAATGAATATTGATGAGTCAACATTTGAGTTATCAGATAAATTACTTGATAGAACTAATATTATAGAATTGCATACAGTACCTTTTTACAATAAAAAGGATATATCTCATAAGTCTATGAAAGATGTAAAAAGTACAAATACTTGGCATAATTTTGAAGTCGGCTTATTAAACTATTCATCAAATGGAGGCTCATTAACTGAAGAACAATTACAATTCCTTTGGGAATTGCATTCGGAAATTAACGATGAATTACCAAACGTAGGAATTAGTTGGCGAACTATAAGATCAATTGATGCCTATATTAATAAGGTTCCTTCTACTTACGCGAATGATATAGGTAAAATATTAGATTGGCAACTATCTACACGTATTTTAACAAAATTACGAGGGACGGAAAGCATGCTTAATTCTTTGATTTCGTATGATGAAAAAGAAAAAAAGCCAAAAGGGAAAATTATTAATATTTTAGATAAGTATTCTACGTTATCTGACTTTCAAGAAAGCAGAAAAAAATTACTTATTAAATCTAAAGAATTGAAGGTAAATGGTTTTGCTAGATAA
- a CDS encoding nuclease domain-containing protein: MLDNIILTGAHGQKKIFHFSKDEEQMDFIEIEENTEWQLQFLSPPKARLYIDGLDLLDDERIQEDEHGLYIIPSSKPYVIYNHENNDKKYLPGIYRLKLVLNNNKFFSWLKIISKFISEDELVLMRQDVENAVKGLSRMFQSNINGSLSNYSPTLSFEQLQALSILHEQSVKFNLNCFFISSNPRYSIGSYYHWTRDMKYPLDNNSVIKMSKRKEHDVIYNKDYKITMNSPENKALKNNILNIFRIVQEIEDGLKKIENIKSTSDIRKDLILIRKYKSQLSFLINKTWLKNVSGENDNTSINNAYLDSKYLFFRKLSWKLTHISNFKPQFDRQYQYYWRRTDLLYEIWGFLEVIKALCKLKFTPQSGWIFDGRNLEFQPLKPGTCVWFVGNLASGRKVNLKVKYDDAITALNATETSQEQPLWHGASHNRPDIRVEIYDASMIFQNVIVLDTKYRRLRDIYKFSKSGSLNQLTSYRDQLFSPYPFKDAKYAGCKQVVTLGNRPSAVLNVGVLFPGKIVTNADTIKKYNDIEPIPTFPSRNDKNALLDFLRLNLELQDERFNKLSKILKLIGRNE, from the coding sequence TTGCTAGATAATATTATCTTGACTGGGGCACATGGTCAAAAAAAGATTTTTCATTTTTCTAAAGATGAAGAACAAATGGATTTTATAGAAATTGAAGAGAACACGGAATGGCAACTTCAATTTCTATCACCACCAAAAGCAAGATTGTATATAGATGGTCTTGACCTTCTTGACGATGAGCGTATTCAAGAAGATGAACACGGCCTTTATATTATTCCTAGTTCTAAACCCTATGTAATTTATAACCATGAAAATAATGATAAAAAATATTTGCCGGGTATTTATAGACTTAAACTGGTGTTGAATAATAATAAATTTTTTAGTTGGCTAAAAATTATATCTAAATTTATTTCTGAAGATGAACTAGTGTTAATGAGACAAGATGTGGAAAATGCTGTAAAGGGATTGTCGAGGATGTTTCAATCTAACATTAATGGTAGTCTTTCTAATTATTCACCGACACTAAGTTTTGAACAATTGCAAGCTTTAAGCATTTTACATGAACAGAGTGTGAAATTTAACCTTAACTGTTTCTTTATTTCAAGTAACCCCAGATATAGTATTGGAAGTTACTATCACTGGACAAGAGATATGAAATATCCGCTTGATAATAATTCTGTTATCAAAATGTCTAAGAGAAAGGAACACGATGTTATCTACAATAAAGACTATAAGATCACTATGAATAGTCCAGAAAATAAAGCTTTGAAAAACAATATTTTGAACATATTTAGGATTGTACAAGAAATAGAAGATGGATTAAAAAAGATAGAAAATATAAAATCGACTTCTGACATAAGGAAAGATCTAATACTTATTAGAAAATATAAAAGTCAATTATCCTTTTTAATTAATAAAACCTGGTTAAAAAATGTTAGTGGTGAAAACGATAATACTTCTATAAATAATGCGTATCTAGATTCTAAATATCTGTTCTTTCGGAAATTATCTTGGAAATTAACTCATATTTCTAATTTTAAACCACAATTTGATCGTCAGTATCAATATTATTGGCGTAGAACTGATTTGTTATATGAAATTTGGGGATTTTTAGAGGTAATAAAAGCATTATGTAAACTTAAATTTACACCCCAAAGTGGTTGGATTTTTGATGGTAGGAATCTTGAATTTCAACCGTTAAAACCAGGGACTTGCGTTTGGTTTGTTGGTAATTTAGCATCGGGCCGGAAAGTTAATTTAAAGGTAAAGTATGATGACGCTATTACTGCGTTAAATGCTACTGAAACATCACAGGAACAACCATTATGGCATGGAGCATCACATAATAGGCCTGACATTCGTGTAGAAATATATGATGCTAGTATGATATTTCAAAATGTAATTGTACTTGACACCAAATATCGAAGACTAAGAGATATTTATAAATTTTCTAAAAGTGGGTCTTTGAATCAGTTAACGTCTTATCGTGACCAACTATTTAGTCCATATCCATTTAAAGATGCTAAATATGCTGGTTGTAAGCAGGTAGTGACTTTGGGCAATCGTCCATCTGCTGTTTTAAATGTAGGGGTACTTTTTCCGGGTAAAATTGTTACTAATGCTGATACCATAAAAAAATATAATGATATTGAGCCTATTCCTACTTTTCCTTCTCGTAATGATAAGAATGCATTATTGGATTTCTTAAGACTAAACTTGGAGTTACAAGATGAAAGATTTAATAAGCTTAGCAAAATATTGAAATTGATAGGAAGAAACGAGTAA
- a CDS encoding helix-turn-helix domain-containing protein — MVKYKPGLKAQIVHEHLSTSQNTYDLSEKYQIDNQRIGEWVQRYRKNGIDIFKPRRHKRTFTTDFKLIVIDYYQTHEDSMAEVAARFDILTA; from the coding sequence ATGGTCAAATACAAACCCGGATTAAAAGCGCAGATTGTACATGAACATCTTTCAACGTCTCAGAATACTTATGATTTAAGCGAAAAATATCAGATCGACAATCAACGTATCGGTGAATGGGTTCAAAGATATCGAAAGAACGGGATTGATATCTTTAAACCTCGACGACATAAGCGAACATTTACCACCGATTTCAAATTAATTGTGATAGACTACTACCAAACTCATGAGGATTCAATGGCTGAAGTAGCGGCTCGTTTTGACATTTTAACGGCGTAA
- a CDS encoding cupin domain-containing protein, giving the protein MNKADYINYLHLQPHPEGGWYRQVYHSADTFAPVTVNKDRYYYTSIYFLLDASSPSHFHRLKHDELWYYHAGDPITIYILYPNGSSSQVILDPHLDKGKQLQYRVSAGVIFGSAVNADGFSLVSCAVAPGFDYHDFEIFDQKTLLAKYPQNCDVIEKLAYKRIDGERE; this is encoded by the coding sequence ATGAACAAGGCCGATTACATCAACTATCTCCATCTTCAGCCCCATCCGGAGGGCGGCTGGTACCGCCAGGTTTATCACAGTGCTGACACATTTGCACCGGTCACTGTAAATAAGGATCGCTACTACTATACTTCCATCTATTTCTTGCTGGATGCCAGTTCGCCATCACACTTTCACCGGCTGAAGCATGACGAGCTCTGGTATTATCATGCTGGTGATCCGATTACGATTTACATTCTCTACCCTAATGGTTCGTCCAGCCAAGTCATCCTCGATCCCCATCTGGACAAGGGCAAACAACTCCAGTACCGGGTATCAGCCGGCGTTATTTTTGGCTCAGCAGTCAACGCAGATGGCTTTAGCCTGGTTAGTTGTGCCGTTGCACCCGGCTTTGACTACCATGATTTTGAAATCTTTGACCAAAAGACTCTGTTGGCTAAGTACCCGCAAAACTGTGATGTGATTGAGAAGCTTGCTTATAAGAGGATTGATGGTGAAAGGGAATGA
- the tnpB gene encoding IS66 family insertion sequence element accessory protein TnpB (TnpB, as the term is used for proteins encoded by IS66 family insertion elements, is considered an accessory protein, since TnpC, encoded by a neighboring gene, is a DDE family transposase.) has product MLIDWTVPDYVYLVCGKTDLRKGIDGLAMVIAENYGLELYNNSLFLFCGSRNDRFKGLFWDGEGFILLYKRFENGRLKWPRYSQEAKQLSSRQVKWLLAGLNPLPVKQIKPAKPGSFY; this is encoded by the coding sequence ATGCTCATTGATTGGACGGTCCCGGATTATGTCTATCTGGTATGCGGTAAAACGGATTTAAGAAAAGGCATTGATGGTTTAGCAATGGTTATCGCTGAGAACTATGGACTTGAGCTATACAATAATTCTTTATTTCTTTTCTGTGGAAGTAGAAATGATCGGTTCAAAGGATTATTTTGGGATGGTGAAGGATTTATCCTTTTGTACAAACGCTTTGAAAATGGCCGACTTAAGTGGCCCAGGTACAGTCAGGAGGCAAAACAACTATCCAGCAGACAAGTTAAGTGGTTATTAGCAGGACTTAATCCGCTTCCGGTAAAGCAAATTAAGCCTGCCAAACCCGGTAGTTTTTATTAG